In Drosophila ananassae strain 14024-0371.13 chromosome 3R, ASM1763931v2, whole genome shotgun sequence, the DNA window ATATTGTGAAATCAGAGTCTTCTCGTGGTGTATGAGAGCAGCATCCATGTTCGGGGATACCATGTCGCGAAGCATAAGTCTTAGTGGGGCGAAAGTCAAGGGATTCTGGATAAGCTTGAAGCTTTCCAGCCACCGTTCGATATCCTCATCTATTTTCATCGCTTCTTCAGTAGTTTCCTGCTCAGCTAGGTTTTCCACGATGTTCTTCACATCTGTTGATAGAATCCTTTCGATGTACGCATTGGAAAGCTCCTGGTGGAGGGAGTTGCAGTTCTGGAACAACTCCTCGTATAGCAATCGAACGTTGTTCTCCTTCTGCCGGATGCCAGCCTCCTGGGCTTCGCGGCGCCAGCGCTCCTTCTGAGCCAGGATAGAGAAGAAGTGGAGCTTACGCTGCTCCTTGAGTCGTGTCATTTCGTCAGCCAGAAACTGCATAATCCAACCAATATAATTGCCTTCGTAGGTTCTGATTAGGGCCTCAAAGTCCAGCTGGCTCTTTCCCTCAAGTTTTCCTGTGACGGGAAACGGGCGCGTATCCTGCATGGATTTATTTTTCTGATGTCTCGGTGACACGGTCTGTCTGGTCTTTCTGCTGTCGTATTGCCCAGTGAAACGGAAGCTATCATACGAATCACCACTGTCAAATGGAGCGGCCTCTCTTTGGATTCGCGTCTTAAGGCACTCAGGAGCTTCCCTTGCCAAGTCTTGTTGCGTTCTCAGAGTTTTCAAGGACTCATAAAGCTTCTGGAGGTTGTCGTCATTGCAGAAGTTCTGCTCATACTCCCTGACGTATTCCTTGGGCGTCGACCAATCCTTAAGCTTTCTAAATGGACACTGAATATTCTTCATATTGACTTTCTTTTCCAGATCGTCGATCCTCATATCGAATGCCTTGTGTCCGGTGGTGGGAGCGAAGTTGCGTCGAGACGGGTCCACCCCATGGCGTATCATGGGTCCGTAAAACTCGGAGCAGGGCGATCCCAAGGCGAGTAGCGTGTCCTGCTTCTCCCACTTCCGGGAGGTCTTGGCCAGCTGCATGGTTATGCGCCGCATGCCACGCTGGTACTCGATCTCGTTCTTGCGCAGCCCTGCCTGACGGCGCTTCTCAATCCGCTCACAGGCCTGCTCAATTCGGGCATTGGAAGAGGCGTGCATTTCCTTCTCCCGCTTGTTGAACATCTTGATCACGATCTCCAGCCGCATCATCTGGCACTCCTGAATGGACTCCTCGCGCTCGATCCACTGCTCCCATTCGAAGGCCTCTAGGATGGGCTTGTACTTGGTTTTAATCTCGAACTCCCTGGCCTCATTGAATAGGCTTTGAAAGTTGTGTTTAAGAGCATCTCTGAAGAGCCACCGACGACGGGATCGTTCCAGGATCTCTACCTCCTGAAGGCCTGGAGGCTTGTCTCCCGGCAGCACCTGAGACAGAGAGAACAGCTCAAGCTTTTGACTCTTCTCAGCCTCTTGTATCTCCGGCAAATAGGCCAAGGTCTGTGCAGAGGACTCCCTATAAAAAGGGCATGAGTTTTTTGTCTATTAATGGTATCAAAGAAACTTACCTATATAGCGTTTGTGTGGTCTGATCCTTGAAAGGACTATTGTCGTAAAACTTTGGAAAGAAGTCGCATTTGTTCTTCAGCTCTTTGCGGATCGGTTTTGGAGGAACTAACTTGAGAACTTGGGAAGTACAGTTTTCATTTCGTTCCCTGAGAAAGTGCATCCCCGGCGAATGGAACCGACATTCGCTGTCCGTGCGAGGAAGTTTTCCAACATCGCGTTCGGCAGGATTGTTTTCACCTGATAATTAGTGAATatagttatttttaattaagttaAATCTTTTTTCCATGCTGGACCCACCGCCGCATACTCTTGTATCCGAGGACTTTGTTATGAGACATGAGGTGAGACCCAGTCCAATCTGCACATCTCTTTCTTTGACTTTGGGCAATGATTGGCCGCCAGAGGATCTCGGCTTCTTCGCCTGAATGAATGTGACGCGTTTCTTCTGCTTGGACTCATCCTCCTTCCTGGGCGAAGTCAAACCAACGGGCTTCAACTCACGATTTTCCTGGATGAACTGAAGGATTCGATCGCTCCGCGACTGTTTGTCCTTAACCGGAGGCATTTTAAGTCAAATTTGTTGTCTAGTGTTCATATGAATTGGTTGTATTTGCGTATGAGTTATGATGTGACGTTTTGCTCAGTCGGTAGACAAACAGATTACTTGGTTGACCTGTTCGCCCCAGCTTTGGTGGGTGAGTAAGAAAAATATTGGgttagtcagtcagtcagtaaACAGTTTGCGGAATATCCTGGCAACCGATCCGCTGTTAGGGGGTCGACCGTGTTTGGTGGCCTAATCGATTTGGGCTTGGCCGGGGTTGTGTGCATTCCACCATAAAGAAAATCCTCTTTATTTGTTTGTGTATAAacgtatttttttgtttcatattATATAAGATATTATTAAAAGACATACTATTGCTAGCAAAATTCGAAATACCTTTAAAGAATTAGTTAATTTGACACCGCGAACCGATATCTTTAAGCATGGACTCTACATTGTCATCATCATTACGAGCTTTTGACAGATCAAAAACACTTAATAAACGTTCGTCACCGACAACCTGGTCACTTTCCACATTAACAAGCTCGGGATTAGGAATGGTTTCGTTCTCGCCAAGAGCCAAGAGATCGATTCCCGAAGCACTCTTCCTTAGGACTCCGGTGGGATCTTCAAATACTTGTGGAGGTTTAATAAGCAACTTATCTTCAAACTCGAACTCGACTACATTATACTCGAACCCTGCGACCGGGTCCCGCCATTTAAGAATCAATTCAACGAGGATGCTGTCCAACATTTCTTCGTATATGCCGTTAATAATCCGCTCAGTTTCCTCTTTCCAGCGCTTTCCAGGCACTGACTGACGTATCAACTTACGAATGATGGCACGGGCCTCGTACCAAGACGGCTTGTGGTCGGTATCGCTCTCGCTGTCCGTGGAGAAGAGGTACAGGTCGTTGTCGATGAGGCGATCAATGAGGTCGCTGCTCAAGGTGGTGGCTATGTCGAAGGGCTCCAGGAGCTTCCACACATTGTCGaagatcacctcctccacTATGTATTGGGAAATCAGAAACTTCTCGTGGTGTATGAGAGCAGCATCCATGTTCGGGGATACCATGTCGCGAAGCATAAGTCTTAGTGGGGTAAAAGTTAATGGATTCTGGATAAGTTTAAAGCTCTCCAACCACCGTTCGATATCCTCATCTATTTTCATCGCATCTTCAGTAGTTTTCTGCTCAGCTAGGTTTCCAACGATATGTTTCACATCCGTTGATAAAATCCCTTTTATGTACGCATTGGAGAGCTCCTGGTGGAGGGAGTTGCAGTTCTGGAACAACTCCTCGTATAGCAATCGAACGTTGTTCTCCTTCTGCCGGATGCCAGCCTCCTGGGCTTCGCGGCGCCAGCGCTCTTTCTGAGCTAGGATAGAAAAGAAGTGCAGCTTACGCTGCTCCTTGAGTCGTGTCATTTCATCATCTAGAAATTGCATAATCCAACCGATGTAATTGCCTTCGTACGTTTTGATGATGGTCTCGAATTTCTCCTGGTCCGTATCATCAATCCTTTTAAAGGGCGACTTGGGCGGCTTCGGCattgtttcatttttatgCCATGGAGTTAATGATTTAGCCTTTCTGCTGTCGTATTGCCCAGTGAAACGGAAGCTATCATACGAATCACCACTGTCAAATGGAACGGCCTCTCGTTGGATTCGCGTCTTAAGGCACTCAGGAGCTTCCCTTGCCAAGTCTTGTTGCGTTCTCAGAGTTTTCAAGGACTCATAAAGCTTCTGGAGGTTGTCGTCATTGCAGAAGTTCTGCTCATACTCCCTGACGTATTCCTTGGGCGTCGACCAATCCTTAAGCTTTCTAAATGGACACTGAATATTCTTCATATTGACTTTCTTTTCCAGATCGTCGATCCTCATATCGAATGCCTTGTGTCCGGTGGTGGGGGCGAAGTTGCGTCGAGACGGGTCCACCCCATGGCGTATCATGGGTCCGTAAAACTCGGAGCAGGGCGATCCCAAGGCGAGTAGCGTGTCCTGCTTCTCCCACTTCCGGGAGGTCTTGGCCAGCTGCATGGTTATGCGCCGCATGCCACGCTGGTACTCGATCTCGTTCTTGCGCAGCCCTGCCTGACGGCGCTTCTCAATCCGCTCACAGGCCTGCTCAATTCGGGCATTGGAAGAGGCGTGCATTTCCTTCTCCCGCTTGTTGAACATCTTGATCACGATCTCCAGCCGCATCATCTGGCACTCCTGAATGGACTCCTCGCGCTCGATCCACTGCTCCCATTCGAAGGCCTCTAGGATGGGCTTGTACTTGGTTTTAATCTCAAACTCCCTGGCCTCATTGAATAGGCTTTGAAAGTTGTGTTTAAGAGCATCTCTGAAGAGCCACCGACGACGGGATCGTTCCAGGATCTCTACCTCCTGAAGGCCTGGAGGCTTGTCTCCCGGCAGCACCTGAGACAGAGAGAACAGCTCAAGCTTTTGACTCTTCTCAGCCTCTTGTATCTCCGGCAAATAGGCCAAGGTCTGTGCAGAGGACTCCCTATAAAAAGGGCATGAGTTTTTTGTCTATTAATGGTATCAAAGAAACTTACCTATATAGCGTTTGTGTGGTCTGATCCTTGAAAGGACTATTGTCGTAAAACTTTGGAAAGAAGTCGCATTTGTTCTTCAGCTCTTTGCGGATCGGTTTTGGAGGAACTAACTTGAGAACTTGGGAAGTACAGTTTTCATTTCGTTCCCTGAGAAAGTGCATCCCCGGCGAATGGAACCGACATTCGCTGTCCGTGCGAGGAAGTTTTCCAACATCGCGTTCGGCAGGATTGTTTTCACCTGATAATTAGTGAATatagttatttttaattaagttaAATCTTTTTTCCATGCTGGACCCACCGCCGCATACTCTTGTATCCGAGGACTTTGTTATGAGACATGAGGTGAGACCCAGTCCAATCTGCACATCTCTTTCTTTGACTTTGGGCAATGATTGGCCGCCAGAGGATCTCGGCTTCTTTGCCTGGATGAATGTGACGCGTTTCTTCTGCTTGGAGTCATCCTCTTTCCTGGGCGAAGTCAAACCAACGGGCTTCAACTCACGATTTTCCTGGATGAACTGAAGAATCCGATCTTTCCGCGACTGTTTGTCCTTTAATGGAGGCATTTTCAAAAGCAAAGTGTTTGTGTATGTGGATTTTTAGAATGTGAGTGACTTGCGTGTGAGTTATTGCTTTTAGTTGTTACGTGAAGTGTCTACTAAGTTTATTTAGGTTATTAGGTTGAAAAATATTGAGTTAGACTTCCCACCAGGGACCTGATTAGTGGTAGGTCGATAGATAATTCAATAAGCCATTAACAGAAAATCTTTCTTATTTATGtgtaaaaatgtgtttattGGTCTGTttatacaaataataaaaatatataataatctAGTAAAATTCAAAATCCCTTCGTTATTGCCGcatttgaatttttcccattttgtTAGTTGATTGCGCATTTCCAACCGACTTGCAGATCCGTATGACTGCTTGCATTATTTGCGTCCTCATTTGTGTCTTCCTTTTCGCTTAACAAGGATTCGGTCTTATCGTCCTGATCGTCGTCCATATTATCATCGTCCCCTTCGTTAATTAGGTCTGTTACAAAAAGGCTCTGATTGACTCGTTTGGTTGATAAGTCAGTTCTTATAGGAATCTTTTCAGCTGTTTTCTCCTCGATGAATTCCTCATATTCTTGGCAGTTGATCCGTACTTGGGAATCGTGTTTGGGGGGGTGGTATTGTAAAAGTAACTGAACAAAGATGTCGTCCAACATATCGTCATATATATCGTGAACAATCCGCTCGTTCTCCTCTTTCCAGCGCTTTCCGGGCACTGAGTGACGAATAAGTTTCCTGATGATGGCCTGAGCCTCGTACCAGGAGGGCTTGTGATCGGAATCGCTCTCACTGTCTGTGGAAAATAGGTAGAGGTCGTTGTCGATAAGGCGATCGATGAGGTCACTAGTCAAGGTGCTGGCAACGTCGAAGGGCTCCAGCTCCTGCCACACCCTATCAAAGATCACTTCCTCCACAATGTACTGGGCCACCATGGCGTTTTCGTGCTTAACTACAGCGGCATCCAAGTCCGGGCATACCATGTCGCGGAGCATAAGCCGCAGCGGGACAAAGGTTAAAGGATTCTGGATGAGCTTAAAGCTCTCCAGCCAGCGCTCGATGTCCCGGTCGATTTGCCGGGCCATCTCAGTCACAGTTTTCGACGTCTCGTTGGCGGCAATCGCTGCCACGTCGTTTCTGAGGATGTCTTTGATGAAGAGATCGGTGACCTCGTGGTTTACATAAATGCTTTGCTGGAACATCTCCTCATACAGCATCCGCAAgtcattttctttttgtctATATCCTGATTCGATGGCCTCGCGGCGCCAACGCTTTTTCTGGGACAGGATGGCGAAGGCGTGGAGGCGTCTCTGCTCCTCCATCCGATTCGATTCCTCAAAGAGAAACTCCATTAGGTTGCCGATCATTTTGCCCTCGTGGGCGCCGACCAAGATCTCCATGTTGACATTTTGGATTTCTCGTTCTATATTCTTATCAAAATTTGAAATCGGTATTTTAGGTTTGTGTGAAGGGCGTGGATCCCACGGCTTTAGCGTTCCTCTACCGTAGAAGAATGGTGGGGGGTGATCGTAAGAAACTGTTGAATCTCCGCGGTTATCTGCGAACTTTGCCCAATCAACTTTTTCTTTCAGGCACTGGGGCGCATCGATGCGGAGATCTCCGTGTTTCCTCAGGGTCTTTAGGAACACATAGAGGCTCTGTAGGTTGGCGTCCGTGCAGAAATTCCTTTCATATTCGCGGGTCAGCTGCTTAGGCTGGGCCCAGTCGTGCAGCTTCCTGAAGGGGCACTTTAGTTGGTTCATGTTCACCTGCTTCTCCAGCTGATCGATCCGCATGTCAAAGGCTCGACGCCCAGCGTTCGGCTCGAAGTTTCGACGGACGGGGTCCACGCCGTACCGGCGGATCGGTGCGTAGAACTCGGAGCAGCGCGATCCCAAGGCGTGCAGTGTTTCAGGTTTCTCCCACTTCCGGGAGGTTTTGGTAAGTTGCATGGTTATCCGTCGCATGCCGCGCTGGTACTCGATCTCGTTCTTACGGAGGTCCGCCTGGCGCCGTTTCTCGATGCGCTCACAGGCCTGCTCGATTCGCCTCTTGGAGGCGGCATGCATCTCCTTCTCCCGTTTGTCGAACATCTTGATCACGATTTCCAGTCGCAGCATCTGACACTCCTGGATGTACTCCTCCCGTTGTATCCACTCTGACCACTCGAAGGCCTCTAGCAGGTTCTTGTACTTCTGGAACTCCAATTTCCGGGCATCTGCCTGCCGTAACTTTATATTGCTTCTCATGGCCATCAGAAGAGCGCGGCGCTTGTTGGCCCGCTCGAAGACGTCTACCTCGTAGGCTCCCGGAGGCCCGTCTCCCGGCAGTATTGAGGGCAGAGTGAAGAGCTCCAGGGCTTGGTCCAAATCTTCGGTCTCAAAGGCCTCCGGAAGGTAGGGCAGGGTTTGCGCCGAGGATTCCCTTGAATGGAAAGCAACCGTTATATTATGTTTCTCAATAGACTTGCCGCCCTACCTGTAAAGCGTCTGCGTGGTCTGATCTTTGTTCGGATGAGGATATTCATATTTG includes these proteins:
- the LOC6497907 gene encoding uncharacterized protein LOC6497907, with product MPPVKDKQSRSDRILQFIQENRELKPVGLTSPRKEDESKQKKRVTFIQAKKPRSSGGQSLPKVKERDVQIGLGLTSCLITKSSDTRVCGGENNPAERDVGKLPRTDSECRFHSPGMHFLRERNENCTSQVLKLVPPKPIRKELKNKCDFFPKFYDNSPFKDQTTQTLYRESSAQTLAYLPEIQEAEKSQKLELFSLSQVLPGDKPPGLQEVEILERSRRRWLFRDALKHNFQSLFNEAREFEIKTKYKPILEAFEWEQWIEREESIQECQMMRLEIVIKMFNKREKEMHASSNARIEQACERIEKRRQAGLRKNEIEYQRGMRRITMQLAKTSRKWEKQDTLLALGSPCSEFYGPMIRHGVDPSRRNFAPTTGHKAFDMRIDDLEKKVNMKNIQCPFRKLKDWSTPKEYVREYEQNFCNDDNLQKLYESLKTLRTQQDLAREAPECLKTRIQREAAPFDSGDSYDSFRFTGQYDSRKTRQTVSPRHQKNKSMQDTRPFPVTGKLEGKSQLDFEALIRTYEGNYIGWIMQFLADEMTRLKEQRKLHFFSILAQKERWRREAQEAGIRQKENNVRLLYEELFQNCNSLHQELSNAYIERILSTDVKNIVENLAEQETTEEAMKIDEDIERWLESFKLIQNPLTFAPLRLMLRDMVSPNMDAALIHHEKTLISQYIVEDVIFDNVWKLLEPFDIATTLTSDLIDRLIDNDLYLFSSDSESETGQPKSWVEVHAILRKLIRYAVPGKRWKEEDEVVVEATYKDLFDEIFDAIIFKAENVPPLGSSELLSLCSEDDVFRFTDETAKKSKGRIINKEVASVDATDAICAADSLVLHAQLLNLIKKYNQEKITAELKTDEMDNDGSDEIHDDKLIRAQVLSPITPEKLSSDSDIFSVTSVTDIREQGDNLTMLRSHHSRAFFGGPPRESTVTLHLETQEPEANEGTGEGSNRSSRRLSKRPSRRYSRKESIVKEEVAFGDEILAFSPTMSLENEEDSETPNSYYTYGTKDSQLFNFR
- the LOC26513858 gene encoding cilia- and flagella-associated protein 91: MPPLKDKQSRKDRILQFIQENRELKPVGLTSPRKEDDSKQKKRVTFIQAKKPRSSGGQSLPKVKERDVQIGLGLTSCLITKSSDTRVCGGENNPAERDVGKLPRTDSECRFHSPGMHFLRERNENCTSQVLKLVPPKPIRKELKNKCDFFPKFYDNSPFKDQTTQTLYRESSAQTLAYLPEIQEAEKSQKLELFSLSQVLPGDKPPGLQEVEILERSRRRWLFRDALKHNFQSLFNEAREFEIKTKYKPILEAFEWEQWIEREESIQECQMMRLEIVIKMFNKREKEMHASSNARIEQACERIEKRRQAGLRKNEIEYQRGMRRITMQLAKTSRKWEKQDTLLALGSPCSEFYGPMIRHGVDPSRRNFAPTTGHKAFDMRIDDLEKKVNMKNIQCPFRKLKDWSTPKEYVREYEQNFCNDDNLQKLYESLKTLRTQQDLAREAPECLKTRIQREAVPFDSGDSYDSFRFTGQYDSRKAKSLTPWHKNETMPKPPKSPFKRIDDTDQEKFETIIKTYEGNYIGWIMQFLDDEMTRLKEQRKLHFFSILAQKERWRREAQEAGIRQKENNVRLLYEELFQNCNSLHQELSNAYIKGILSTDVKHIVGNLAEQKTTEDAMKIDEDIERWLESFKLIQNPLTFTPLRLMLRDMVSPNMDAALIHHEKFLISQYIVEEVIFDNVWKLLEPFDIATTLSSDLIDRLIDNDLYLFSTDSESDTDHKPSWYEARAIIRKLIRQSVPGKRWKEETERIINGIYEEMLDSILVELILKWRDPVAGFEYNVVEFEFEDKLLIKPPQVFEDPTGVLRKSASGIDLLALGENETIPNPELVNVESDQVVGDERLLSVFDLSKARNDDDNVESMLKDIGSRCQIN
- the LOC6497906 gene encoding uncharacterized protein LOC6497906, giving the protein MRNRKQKMSNSVQEERKERIMRFIEENRIKESRLNDKSRASKKDAELASCLISTPTMDLRLTGGTIKPAGKIPRTDSECRFHAPGQSFLQKRSSNVAISVLELVNPQPLKQLKNKCDFFPKYEYPHPNKDQTTQTLYRESSAQTLPYLPEAFETEDLDQALELFTLPSILPGDGPPGAYEVDVFERANKRRALLMAMRSNIKLRQADARKLEFQKYKNLLEAFEWSEWIQREEYIQECQMLRLEIVIKMFDKREKEMHAASKRRIEQACERIEKRRQADLRKNEIEYQRGMRRITMQLTKTSRKWEKPETLHALGSRCSEFYAPIRRYGVDPVRRNFEPNAGRRAFDMRIDQLEKQVNMNQLKCPFRKLHDWAQPKQLTREYERNFCTDANLQSLYVFLKTLRKHGDLRIDAPQCLKEKVDWAKFADNRGDSTVSYDHPPPFFYGRGTLKPWDPRPSHKPKIPISNFDKNIEREIQNVNMEILVGAHEGKMIGNLMEFLFEESNRMEEQRRLHAFAILSQKKRWRREAIESGYRQKENDLRMLYEEMFQQSIYVNHEVTDLFIKDILRNDVAAIAANETSKTVTEMARQIDRDIERWLESFKLIQNPLTFVPLRLMLRDMVCPDLDAAVVKHENAMVAQYIVEEVIFDRVWQELEPFDVASTLTSDLIDRLIDNDLYLFSTDSESDSDHKPSWYEAQAIIRKLIRHSVPGKRWKEENERIVHDIYDDMLDDIFVQLLLQYHPPKHDSQVRINCQEYEEFIEEKTAEKIPIRTDLSTKRVNQSLFVTDLINEGDDDNMDDDQDDKTESLLSEKEDTNEDANNASSHTDLQVGWKCAIN